ATCGAGGTCAACATCCGGCCGGAGAACGGGCCGTCCCGACGGGTCGTGGAGAAGCTGGGCTTCCGCGAGGAGGCGTACCACCCCCGCTACATGCACATCGACGGTGCCTGGCGTGATCACATCGGCTACGCCATGACCAGCGAGGACGTCGCGGCTGAGGGCGGCCTGCTGGCCCGGTGGCACCGGCTGCGTACCGCCGCTTCCTGATCCGGCCGGACGATCCTTGTTGATCTTACCGACCGCTGGTCGGCCGGCGCGCCGCACGATATTCCTGGTGTGCCCCCGTAACCTGAAGTAACTGGGACGTGCGGCAACGTCGGACGAACCCGCATGATCTCCGCGAGCCGTGAGAAGTGATCGCGTCGTCGGGGGACTGCGGTCCGGTCGGTTGCCCGACGTGGGTGACGGGAGGGATGAGGGTGCCGGCCTCGGTGCTCCTCGCCGTCCTCGCCGCAGCCGGTCTGCTCGCCCTCGCGCCGGCACTGGTCCGCCGGTACGACGCCACCGAGCGACTGGCGGCGGAGCGGGCGCAGTCGACGGCGCGGGTGCTCCAACGCCGTCGGCGCCGTCGCAGTGTCCCGGGGCGGAAGCCGATGAATCCGTCACGTTTCCGGATCGTCACCCTCCGTGCTGAGGTGCCACCCGCCGGCTCGCCGGCCGCGGCGTCCTCGGGGAACCCGGCGGACGGAAGCTCGCCGGTCTCCGGGCCACCCTCGTCCACCCGGCGGTCCCGACGACTGCGTTCCGTTCCCCGGAACGCGGGACGGGCCCGGCGTCGGCGCCCACCGGCCCGGCACACCCCGGCGGTGTACCGGCGCCGTCGGGTCTTCGCCGCCCTGCTGCTGCTCAACCTCGTCGAGCTGATCGGGGTGGTGGTGGTCAGTCCGGGCTTCTGGATCAGCTTCTCGGTCACCGGCTCGCTGCTCGGCGCGTACCTCGTACACCTGCGGGGGCGGGCCATCGCCGACCGCCGTCGGCGGCGCGCGGAGGCCCGGGAGGCGGCGTGGCTGGCCGCCCGGCAGGCGGAGGTACGCCGGGCGCACGCCCGCCGGGCGCAGGCCCGCCGGGAGGCGCAGCGTCGCCTCGCGGCCCAGCGCGAGATGGTACGTCGGGCCGCGCTGGGGATGAACCGGAACACCGACCTGCCACCGGCGGCCAGTGGCGGTGGCCGGGCGGCTGCCTCGGTTTCCTACCGCCGGGCCGGTGGGCTACGGGGACGCCCCTACGAGGCCGGTCGGGGGCCGACCGCCGGACAGTGAGTGCCTCGCCCGGTCGGATCGTCGTGCGCTCCGCGCAGGGGTGGGTTCGCGGCCGGGGCGGCCGACCTGTTAGCCTTGGCGCCGGCTCGCCCCGCCAACGGTGTTGGTGGGCGGACGTTCGGTGAGTCGGACGTTTGGGTGAGTCGGATATTCGGTGAGTCGGCAAGGGGCTGTGGCGCAGACTGGTAGCGCACCTCGTTCGCATCGAGGGGGTCAGGGGTTCAAATCCCCTCAGCTCCACCAGCAAGACTGATAGATCAGGCCGCTGAACTGGGAAAACAGTTCGGCGGCCTCGTTCGTTCCCCGGTCCGGCCCGCCTTCCCGGGTCTTCCCTCGCGCGCATCGGCCGCTCCTGCGTGGATGCCGCCCAGCCCGAGTTACCGCAGCCGGTACGGCCCTCGCGCGCCCTACGCCTGGACGGCTGGTGCGCGGCGGGCGGCGAGTTGGGCTTCGAGGCCGTCGAAGATCGCCCGGAGTCCGAACTCGAAGCTGTCGTCGGGTGCCGTGCCGTAGCCGGCCGCTGCCGCGCTTTCGAGGCGGGCGCGTAGCCGTGGGAACCGCATCGCGGTCTCGGTCGCCTGGGCCATGGTGTCGCGGAACCGTTCCTCCGCGTTGCCTCCGTCGCGGCTGAGTCGCCTGGTCAGCGAGGCCGTGGCG
The nucleotide sequence above comes from Plantactinospora soyae. Encoded proteins:
- the sepX gene encoding divisome protein SepX/GlpR translates to MRVPASVLLAVLAAAGLLALAPALVRRYDATERLAAERAQSTARVLQRRRRRRSVPGRKPMNPSRFRIVTLRAEVPPAGSPAAASSGNPADGSSPVSGPPSSTRRSRRLRSVPRNAGRARRRRPPARHTPAVYRRRRVFAALLLLNLVELIGVVVVSPGFWISFSVTGSLLGAYLVHLRGRAIADRRRRRAEAREAAWLAARQAEVRRAHARRAQARREAQRRLAAQREMVRRAALGMNRNTDLPPAASGGGRAAASVSYRRAGGLRGRPYEAGRGPTAGQ